The Mastacembelus armatus chromosome 9, fMasArm1.2, whole genome shotgun sequence genome contains a region encoding:
- the acsl2 gene encoding long-chain-fatty-acid--CoA ligase 1 encodes MYFQEWLQSLRSSAGLTGSESEDLWSLLPSLPLSFSLSSLSLSPSSLLGLGALASLTAYWLVTRPRPMRPPCDLQAQSVAVNGDPSCRRSALLKDDSLLEFYYEDTRTAYDMFQRGLNISGNGPCLGFRKPGQPYQWISYTEVAEQAQVLGSGLLAKGCQPNPQQFVGIFAQNRPEWIISELACYTYSMAVVPLYDTLGLEAMIHILNLAEISLVICDREEKAASLLENKEKGKTSKLSCLVLFNSFSDAFVERAKNCEVEVLKLEQLMELGRQNLKDPVPPQPKDLAVVCFTSGTTGKPKGAMITHGNIASNTSSVIKILEGSFVIQRDDVSISYLPLAHMFERMIQVSMFCHGARVGFYQGDISLLMDDIKTLKPTFFPVVPRLLNRIYDKVLGSVTSPLRRALLHYAVRRKQAELSSGVVRNNSLWDKLVFNRIQASLGGNLRFALTASAPISPTVLSFLRATLGCLIFEGYGQTECTAGCTFSMPGDWTAGHVGAPLPCAMVKLVDIPDMNYYAKNGDGEICIRGPSVFRGYLKDPEMTAEALDSDGWLHSGDVGQWLPNGTLRIIDRKKHIFKLSQGEYIAPEKIENVYMRCVPVLQVFVYGDSLQSYLIGIVVPDPEVFVDWAKERGFVGSYMELCMNPDVKNAVLEDMKAVGKEAGLKSFEQVQDLYLHPEMFSIANGLLTPTLKSRRTDIRRVFQEQISSMYSKTAI; translated from the exons ATGTATTTTCAGGAGTGGTTGCAGTCACTTCGTTCCAGCGCAGGACTTACAGGGTCTGAATCAGAAGACCTCTGGAGTCTTCTGccatctctgcctctgtcatTCTCCCTGTCCTCGCTGTCCCTGTCGCCCTCCTCTCTGCTGGGTTTAGGAGCTCTGGCCTCCCTCACAGCGTACTGGCTGGTGACCCGTCCTCGACCCATGCGTCCCCCCTGTGATCTCCAAGCCCAGTCTGTAGCCGTCAAT GGAGATCCCAGCTGCAGACGATCGGCTCTTCTCAAAGATGACTCACTGCTGGAGTTTTACTACGAGGACACGAGGACGGCCTACGACATGTTCCAGAGAGGGCTGAATATCTCAG gaaatggcCCATGTCTTGGCTTCAGGAAGCCGGGGCAGCCCTACCAGTGGATCTCCTACACTGAG GTGGCTGAGCAGGCGCAGGTGCTCGGCTCTGGGCTGTTGGCTAAAGGCTGCCAGCCGAACCCGCAGCAATTTGTTGGGATATTTGCACAGAACAGACCAGAG TGGATTATCTCAGAGTTGGCCTGCTACACTTACTCCATGGCAGTGGTGCCTCTGTATGACACCCTGGGTCTGGAGGCCATGATCCACATACTCAACCTGG CGGAGATCTCTCTGGTGATCTGTGACCGAGAGGAGAAGGCAGCATCTCTGTTAGAGAACAAGGAAAAGGGAAAGACCTCGAAGCTCTCCTGCCTGGTTCTCTTTAACAGTTTCAGTGATGCTTTTGTGGAGAGGGCGAAGAACTGCGAGGTGGAGGTTTTGAAACTGGAGCAGCTCATG GAACTGGGAAGGCAGAACCTCAAAGATCCTGTG CCGCCCCAGCCGAAGGACCTGGCCGTGGTTTGCTTCACCAGTGGAACCACAG GGAAGCCCAAGGGAGCCATGATCACCCACGGCAACATCGCCTCCAACACTTCCTCTGTCATTAAGATCCTGGAG GGTTCGTTTGTGATCCAGCGAGACGATGTGTCGATCTCTTACCTGCCACTTGCTCACATGTTTGAGAGGATGATTCAG GTCTCTATGTTCTGCCATGGGGCCAGAGTAGGATTCTACCAGGGGGACATTTCTCTCCTTATGGATGACATTAAAACTCTCAAACCTACTTTCTTTCCTGTTGTGCCTCGTCTACTTAATCGCATCTATGACAAG GTCCTGGGTTCTGTGACGTCTCCGTTGCGACGGGCTCTGCTTCACTACGCTGTGAGGAGAAAGCAGGCGGAGCTCAGCAGCGGGGTTGTACGTAACAACAGCCTGTGGGACAAGCTGGTGTTCAACAGGATTCAG GCCAGTTTAGGAGGTAACCTCCGGTTTGCCCTGACTGCTTCAGCACCCATCTCCCCCACTGTGCTGTCCTTCCTAAGAGCCACTCTCGGCTGCCTTATATTTGAGGGTTACGGCCAGACAGAGTGCACTGCAGGCTGCACTTTTTCCATGCCAGGAGACTGGACTGCAG GCCACGTTGGTGCCCCTTTGCCTTGTGCTATGGTGAAGCTGGTTGACATCCCTGATATGAATTACTATGCCAAGAATGGAGACGGAGAG ATTTGCATCCGTGGCCCCAGTGTGTTCAGAGGCTACCTGAAAGACCCAGAAATGACAGCTGAAGCCTTGGACAGTGATGGTTGGCTCCACAGTGGGGACGTGGGCCAGTGGCTTCCA AATGGGACGCTACGCATcattgacagaaaaaagcacatCTTCAAATTGTCCCAGGGAGAGTATATCGCTCCAGAGAAGATAGAAAACGTCTACATGCGCTGTGTTCCTGTCCTCCAGGTGTTTGTGTATGGAGATAGTTTACAG TCTTACCTCATAGGCATTGTTGTGCCTGATCCTGAAGTGTTCGTTGACTGGGCTAAAGAGAGAGGATTTGTGGGGTCCTACATGGAGCTGTGCATGAATCCT GATGTAAAGAATGCGGTATTAGAGGACATGAAAGCCGTGGGGAAGGAAGCAGGGCTGAAGTCCTTTGAACAA GTGCAGGACCTTTACTTGCATCCAGAGATGTTCAGCATCGCCAACGGCCTTCTCACACCCACCCTGAAAAGCAGACGTACTGACATCCGTAGAGTCTTTCAGGAACAGATATCGAGCATGTACAGCAAGACAGCCATTTAA